A DNA window from Bradyrhizobium sp. CCBAU 53421 contains the following coding sequences:
- a CDS encoding transporter substrate-binding domain-containing protein, whose product MTQSDDIAISEDRRDALRYALGIGSGAALAAAMATPAAAQAQADNTLDRIRANKVLRIAVLPGELPYFNKDLATGTWSGFSIEMANDLAKLLDVKLEYVESTYGNSILDLQANKIDLGFALNPTPQRALVVDFTNLVFPHPFGAMLKKGLEAKTWADINKPEVKIAVDVGSANEAVARRFAPNATIKSLKSRDEVMLEMSSGRVDCVVNALVLGLTAIAKNPNLGTYKILASPSVTIASGTAVRREQDKRWRDFLSVWIDYNRGIGQMREWFVKGLGLAGVKPEDVPVELNI is encoded by the coding sequence TTGACTCAATCCGACGACATCGCAATTTCCGAAGATCGCCGCGACGCGCTGCGCTATGCGCTCGGGATCGGCAGCGGCGCGGCGCTCGCGGCCGCGATGGCCACCCCGGCCGCGGCGCAGGCGCAAGCCGACAATACACTCGACCGCATCAGGGCCAACAAGGTGCTGCGGATCGCCGTGCTGCCGGGCGAGCTGCCTTATTTCAACAAGGACCTCGCCACCGGCACCTGGTCCGGCTTCTCGATCGAGATGGCCAACGACCTCGCCAAGCTGCTCGACGTCAAGCTGGAATATGTCGAATCGACCTATGGCAACTCGATCCTCGACCTGCAGGCCAACAAGATCGACCTCGGCTTTGCGCTCAACCCGACCCCGCAGCGGGCGCTGGTGGTGGATTTCACCAATCTGGTGTTTCCGCATCCGTTCGGCGCGATGCTGAAGAAGGGGCTGGAGGCCAAGACCTGGGCCGACATCAACAAGCCCGAGGTCAAGATCGCGGTCGACGTCGGCTCGGCCAACGAGGCGGTGGCGCGGCGCTTTGCGCCGAACGCCACCATCAAGTCGCTAAAGTCGCGCGACGAGGTGATGCTGGAAATGTCGTCGGGTCGCGTCGACTGCGTGGTCAACGCGCTGGTGCTCGGGCTGACCGCGATCGCCAAAAACCCGAACCTCGGCACCTACAAGATCCTGGCCTCGCCGTCGGTGACGATCGCGAGCGGCACCGCGGTGCGGCGCGAGCAGGACAAGCGCTGGCGCGATTTCCTCTCGGTGTGGATCGACTACAACCGCGGCATCGGCCAGATGCGCGAATGGTTCGTCAAGGGCCTCGGCCTCGCCGGCGTCAAGCCCGAGGACGTGCCGGTGGAGCTGAATATCTGA
- a CDS encoding amino acid ABC transporter permease has product MNYVWDFGILAKYSHLFWLGLGWTIAYTIGTIILGTLIGLIVGMLRLRRIPVIDWLLIAYIELFRCTPLLVQIIWFYYAFPVVIGVNIPAHVAAVSVLSLYGGAFYAEIVRGSIESVPVGQWDAAKALGFRGWRLMRLVILPQALKPMMAPYVNQSVTQLKNTSLVSIIAVPDLVYNATLINADTYRPLEVYTIVALIYFAILFPSTLVARRLERGLTYDKV; this is encoded by the coding sequence ATGAACTACGTCTGGGATTTCGGGATCCTCGCCAAGTACAGCCATCTGTTCTGGCTCGGGCTCGGCTGGACCATCGCCTACACGATCGGAACGATCATCCTCGGCACGCTGATCGGCCTGATCGTCGGCATGCTGCGGCTGCGGCGCATTCCCGTGATCGACTGGCTGCTGATCGCCTATATCGAATTGTTCCGCTGCACGCCGCTGCTGGTGCAGATCATCTGGTTCTACTACGCCTTTCCGGTCGTGATCGGCGTCAACATCCCGGCGCATGTCGCCGCCGTCAGCGTGCTGTCGCTCTATGGCGGCGCGTTCTATGCCGAGATCGTGCGCGGCTCGATCGAGAGCGTGCCGGTCGGGCAGTGGGACGCGGCGAAGGCACTCGGTTTCCGCGGCTGGCGCCTGATGCGGCTCGTGATCCTGCCGCAGGCGCTGAAGCCGATGATGGCGCCCTATGTCAACCAGTCGGTGACGCAGCTCAAGAACACCTCGCTGGTCTCGATCATCGCGGTGCCCGATCTCGTTTACAACGCGACGCTGATCAACGCCGACACCTACCGGCCGCTCGAGGTCTACACCATCGTTGCGCTGATCTATTTTGCGATCCTGTTTCCGTCGACGCTGGTGGCGAGGCGGCTGGAGCGCGGGCTGACCTACGACAAGGTGTGA
- a CDS encoding FAD-binding oxidoreductase, with protein MSAQKADVVVLGAGMVGVSAGLAARQRGLSVVIVDRREPGCETSYGNAGIISSGSILPLNTPSLLKNLPKYLTNTHPALRWNLPWALANAGWVIRFLAAATPAQTKPRAAALHGLIGTSLTLHRDWIVQASAGHRIRETGWLKAWRGDGLATAKAEQAALAEFGIKSEVLDRQAISALEPNIIPAYRVGLLHSQTASVDSPGAVVKAYAQMLAASGGTVRQSEIRRIEQQNDGWRVQLADGEIAARHVVVALGPWSAELLRPLGYRVPLAFERGYHQHFVPNPARKLLRPIHDAEGSFLMTPMEQGIRVTSGVELTARDAPSNYAQLESVVPMAREVVEFGDAVGERWRGARPTLPDSLPMIGAAPRHRGLWLAFGNQHIGFTTGPGTGAAIAAMIAGATLPFEMKAFSPARYIA; from the coding sequence ATGTCCGCACAGAAGGCTGACGTCGTCGTGCTCGGCGCCGGCATGGTCGGCGTCTCGGCCGGGCTTGCCGCACGGCAGCGCGGACTCTCCGTCGTCATCGTCGACCGCCGCGAGCCGGGCTGCGAGACCTCCTACGGCAATGCCGGCATCATCTCGTCGGGCTCGATCCTGCCGCTGAACACGCCGTCGCTGCTGAAGAACCTACCGAAATATCTCACCAACACGCATCCGGCGCTGCGCTGGAATCTTCCGTGGGCGCTCGCCAATGCCGGCTGGGTGATCCGCTTCCTCGCCGCGGCGACACCGGCGCAAACAAAACCGCGCGCCGCGGCGCTGCACGGTCTGATCGGCACGTCGCTGACCCTGCATCGCGACTGGATCGTGCAGGCCAGTGCCGGCCATCGCATCCGCGAGACCGGCTGGCTCAAGGCCTGGCGCGGCGACGGCCTTGCGACCGCCAAGGCCGAGCAGGCGGCGCTCGCCGAGTTCGGCATCAAAAGCGAGGTGCTCGATCGCCAGGCGATCTCCGCGCTCGAGCCGAACATTATCCCCGCCTATCGTGTCGGCCTGCTGCACAGCCAGACGGCATCGGTCGATTCACCGGGCGCGGTGGTCAAGGCCTATGCGCAGATGCTCGCCGCCAGCGGCGGCACGGTGCGGCAATCCGAGATCCGGCGGATCGAGCAACAGAACGATGGCTGGCGCGTGCAGCTTGCCGACGGCGAGATCGCCGCGCGCCATGTCGTGGTCGCGCTCGGCCCATGGTCGGCGGAGCTGCTGCGGCCGCTCGGCTATCGCGTGCCGCTCGCATTCGAGCGCGGCTATCACCAGCATTTCGTGCCGAACCCGGCACGCAAATTGCTGCGGCCGATCCATGATGCGGAGGGTAGCTTCCTGATGACGCCGATGGAGCAGGGCATTCGCGTCACCAGCGGCGTCGAGCTCACAGCCCGCGACGCGCCATCGAACTATGCGCAACTGGAGTCAGTGGTGCCGATGGCGCGTGAGGTGGTCGAATTTGGCGACGCGGTCGGCGAGCGCTGGCGCGGCGCGCGGCCGACGCTGCCGGACAGCCTGCCGATGATCGGCGCGGCACCGCGGCATCGCGGGCTCTGGCTCGCCTTCGGCAACCAGCATATCGGCTTCACCACCGGCCCCGGAACGGGCGCTGCGATCGCTGCGATGATCGCAGGCGCCACGCTGCCGTTCGAGATGAAGGCATTTTCGCCCGCCCGGTATATCGCGTGA
- a CDS encoding SDR family NAD(P)-dependent oxidoreductase — MRVSIITGGGSGIGAAVARRLAGPDQGLMLHGQGAEAAGLARLNSVAEECRGKGARVAIATGDLAKAGAGTSLVEAARAAFGPIDAIVHAAGFADRREFASLPREALERAFAVMAAAFHEIAAAALPDLARSARGRVVAVSSFGPHRFVPGATYPGSAAAKAALEVLVKSLAIELAASGATSNAVMPGYTRKDPGLFGALDTATWERVAKANPMQRLAEPDEIAAVVAFLLSPEAGHITGATLPVDGGLTLV; from the coding sequence ATGCGCGTTTCAATCATCACGGGAGGCGGCTCCGGCATCGGCGCGGCGGTTGCGCGCCGGCTCGCCGGCCCCGATCAGGGGCTGATGCTGCATGGCCAGGGCGCCGAGGCGGCCGGCCTCGCGCGGTTGAATTCGGTTGCGGAGGAATGCCGCGGCAAGGGCGCGAGGGTTGCGATCGCGACCGGCGATCTCGCCAAGGCCGGCGCGGGCACGTCGCTGGTCGAGGCGGCGCGTGCCGCGTTCGGGCCGATCGATGCAATCGTGCACGCCGCGGGCTTTGCCGACCGGCGCGAATTCGCCAGCCTGCCGCGCGAGGCACTGGAGCGCGCCTTCGCCGTGATGGCGGCGGCCTTCCACGAGATCGCGGCCGCCGCGCTGCCCGACCTCGCGCGCAGCGCGCGGGGCCGCGTCGTCGCGGTCTCCAGCTTCGGGCCGCATCGCTTCGTGCCGGGCGCGACCTATCCGGGATCGGCTGCGGCGAAGGCCGCGCTCGAGGTGCTGGTGAAGTCGCTGGCGATCGAGCTCGCCGCATCGGGCGCCACCTCGAATGCCGTGATGCCCGGTTATACGCGCAAGGATCCCGGCCTGTTCGGCGCGCTTGATACCGCGACCTGGGAGCGCGTGGCGAAAGCCAATCCGATGCAGCGGCTGGCCGAGCCCGACGAGATCGCCGCGGTCGTGGCGTTCCTGCTGTCGCCGGAAGCGGGCCACATCACCGGCGCCACGCTGCCGGTCGATGGCGGCCTGACCTTGGTGTGA
- a CDS encoding zinc-binding dehydrogenase has product MRAAIFRNGEIVVDQMPEPKPGAGQVLVKSLACGICGSDLHARKHAHRMVELSKFLPGRTPMDLSRDVVFGHEFCCEILDYGPGTTRKLKPGTRVCSLPALLTPEGPKGIGYSNDYLGAYAEQMLLSEPLLLEVPNGLAAEHAALTEPLAVGVHAVAMASIKGGEVPLVIGCGPVGLAVIAALKIKGIGPIVAADYSPARRLLAEKMGADVVVDPARTQPYASWAEHAQMTEAEKAARPPLQALLPPLKPALIFECVGVPGVLQQVFEGAPRSARVVVVGVCMETDKSEPMLGIIKELNVQYVLGYTPEEFAYSLRLIAEGQVDAASLVTGRVGIDGVAQAFADLANPEAHTKILVEPWR; this is encoded by the coding sequence ATGCGCGCAGCGATCTTCAGAAACGGCGAGATTGTCGTCGACCAGATGCCGGAGCCGAAGCCCGGCGCCGGACAGGTGCTGGTCAAATCGCTCGCCTGCGGCATCTGCGGTTCCGACCTGCACGCGCGCAAGCATGCCCACCGCATGGTGGAGCTGAGCAAGTTCCTGCCCGGCCGCACGCCTATGGATCTGTCGCGCGACGTCGTGTTCGGCCATGAGTTCTGCTGCGAGATCCTCGACTACGGCCCGGGCACCACGCGCAAGCTGAAGCCCGGCACGCGTGTCTGCTCGCTGCCGGCGCTGCTGACGCCGGAGGGCCCGAAGGGCATCGGCTATTCCAACGATTATCTCGGCGCCTATGCCGAGCAGATGCTGCTCAGCGAGCCGCTGCTGCTCGAAGTGCCGAACGGCCTTGCGGCGGAGCACGCCGCGCTCACCGAGCCGCTTGCGGTCGGCGTGCACGCGGTGGCGATGGCCAGCATCAAAGGCGGCGAGGTGCCGCTGGTGATCGGCTGCGGCCCGGTTGGGCTCGCGGTGATTGCGGCGCTCAAGATCAAGGGGATCGGTCCGATCGTTGCCGCGGATTACTCGCCGGCGCGGCGCCTGCTCGCCGAGAAGATGGGCGCCGATGTCGTGGTCGATCCGGCCAGGACGCAGCCCTATGCGAGCTGGGCCGAGCATGCCCAGATGACCGAGGCGGAGAAGGCGGCACGGCCGCCGCTGCAGGCGCTGCTGCCGCCGCTGAAGCCCGCGCTGATCTTCGAATGCGTCGGTGTGCCCGGCGTGTTGCAGCAGGTGTTCGAGGGCGCTCCGCGCAGCGCCCGCGTCGTCGTGGTCGGTGTCTGCATGGAGACCGACAAGTCCGAGCCGATGCTCGGCATCATCAAGGAGCTCAACGTCCAGTACGTGCTCGGCTACACGCCGGAGGAGTTCGCCTATTCGCTGCGCCTGATCGCGGAAGGCCAGGTCGATGCCGCATCGCTGGTCACCGGCCGCGTCGGCATCGACGGCGTCGCGCAGGCCTTTGCCGATCTCGCCAATCCGGAGGCGCACACCAAGATCCTGGTCGAGCCGTGGCGCTAA
- a CDS encoding autotransporter domain-containing protein, which produces MVAIILSTALLAGPVVAQNGGVGGEGNYQSTGQYGGAGGIPGVSGGVGGDGGAPNRSCQCTGGGGGGGAEGAAGGAGGPGGNNASPDGGAGGAAGQDGVAGTIGSFTASGGGGGGGGLSGTSSATLNNNGIVMGGNGGRGGDGGVNASNPSAQIAGGGGGGGAGGSAFTITGAGIHSNSGSITGGNGGAGGAGDVGGGGGDGGTGIVVSAPGATIRNSGSISGGAGGGGGAQVSDVDANQGEPSTGGTRGKPGAAGTGGSGIVGSGLTIINSGTITGGGGPGAQGNAIGFTGGANTLTSIGGTLSGNLAIANGVGASLTFLQTSAAGASGDVTISGITGLNGLATDASVAVKLDAGRSLIVTGASTYTGGTSVSDGSTLVIRNSNALGSGTLKMGETLAGLTKLVLDGNGFNIANTIVINSDPIITVAAGTTNTMSGPISGAGDIVLNGGGTLVLSGANTYTGGTTICGTACGVAGGSSVLQVGVGTVGTPGAIVSSAIGTGLLTFDGGTLQAGGNYTIANNAQVNATGGSIDGNGYTFTYSGNIGGAGGLSVLGASAFLGRVVLTGSNTYAGGTTICNCATLQLGDASHTASIVGEVTVNGRFEIVNANTAGITKIVNDGFNGFASTTFYNSTTASTAVIVNRNFGATVFGDSSTAGNSTITNGDNTNGNNGGSTYFLGFSSAASAKMTTSATGYISFFQSSTAANANIDNSGLTYFGPFGDATEAPTAGNATITNRSGGALIFAGYATAGNAMITTESGASVKFVDNATGGAAQFITQGTGYVDFGGSLGPNGDGRITAGSIAGSGTYYIGSGNTLAVGGNNLSTVVSGVIADSNPCGCGPAGPGNLEKTGSGTLTLSGVNTYTGATVVNGGVLQVDGSIVSSSSVTVNSGGALSGIGTVGNTTIASGGILLPGNATPGAFLNVAGNLAFQSGALYLVGLNATAATSAKVTGTAALAGSVGVSIAAGSTIARQYTILSAAGGRNGVFAGVASSGLPSGLVATLGYDANNAYLNLALDYAVKSKLNVNQINVAATLQNFFSANGGIKLTYAGLSPNGLTQASGESATGSQQATFNAMNQFLGLLTDPFIAGRDGGFGGGASATPFAEESASLAYAARTTEPRDALAAIYAKAPPPQLDFVQRWSVWTAGYGGSQTTSGNAVLGSNSTSSSLYGTAVGADYRFSPNTIAGFALAGGATSFSTNGLGWGRSDLFQAGAFVRHTVGAAYLSAALAYGWQDITTDRIVTAAGADHLRANFNANAWSGRFEGGYRYATPWIGLSPYAAAQFTSFELPNYAESVVSGGGAFALNYAAKSVTDVRSELGLRSDKSFAVDGGIVTLRGRVAWAHDFSPNRSAASVFQALPGAAFVVNGAAQARESALTTASAEIKWRNGWSAAATFEGEFSNVTQSYAGKGVMRYTW; this is translated from the coding sequence ATGGTCGCGATCATCCTTTCAACCGCTCTGCTCGCCGGGCCGGTTGTCGCACAAAACGGCGGCGTCGGCGGCGAGGGTAATTATCAGTCGACAGGACAATATGGCGGCGCCGGCGGCATTCCCGGTGTGAGCGGTGGCGTCGGCGGCGACGGCGGCGCTCCGAATCGCTCGTGCCAATGCACCGGTGGTGGTGGCGGCGGCGGCGCTGAAGGCGCCGCCGGAGGTGCCGGCGGCCCCGGCGGGAATAACGCCTCTCCCGACGGCGGTGCCGGTGGCGCGGCCGGACAGGATGGCGTTGCTGGAACGATCGGTTCATTTACCGCGAGCGGTGGTGGCGGTGGCGGCGGCGGTCTCAGCGGAACGTCCAGCGCGACGCTGAACAATAACGGGATAGTGATGGGCGGCAATGGCGGCAGGGGCGGCGACGGTGGCGTCAACGCCTCGAACCCTTCAGCCCAAATCGCTGGCGGCGGCGGTGGTGGTGGTGCGGGCGGCAGTGCATTCACCATCACCGGCGCAGGAATCCACTCAAACAGCGGCAGCATCACAGGCGGCAATGGCGGTGCGGGCGGCGCCGGCGATGTTGGTGGCGGCGGAGGTGACGGCGGCACCGGCATCGTCGTCAGTGCGCCAGGCGCAACGATCAGGAATTCCGGCTCGATCTCGGGCGGTGCGGGCGGTGGTGGCGGCGCGCAGGTGTCCGATGTCGACGCGAATCAAGGCGAGCCGTCCACCGGCGGCACGCGGGGGAAGCCCGGTGCAGCAGGCACGGGCGGTTCCGGAATCGTCGGTAGCGGCTTGACCATCATCAACAGCGGGACGATCACCGGCGGCGGCGGCCCGGGTGCGCAGGGCAACGCGATCGGCTTCACCGGCGGAGCCAATACGCTGACGTCGATCGGTGGAACGCTCAGTGGCAATCTTGCGATTGCAAATGGCGTCGGTGCCAGCCTGACGTTCCTGCAAACCAGCGCGGCCGGCGCGTCGGGCGATGTCACCATCTCCGGCATAACGGGCCTCAATGGCTTGGCCACCGACGCCTCGGTTGCCGTCAAGCTGGATGCTGGGCGCTCGCTGATCGTCACCGGTGCCAGCACCTACACCGGCGGCACCTCGGTGAGCGACGGATCAACGCTCGTCATCCGCAACAGCAATGCACTCGGCAGCGGCACGCTGAAGATGGGCGAGACGCTTGCCGGTCTCACCAAGCTGGTGCTGGACGGCAACGGTTTCAACATCGCCAACACTATCGTCATCAACAGCGATCCCATCATCACCGTCGCCGCCGGTACCACAAACACGATGTCGGGGCCTATCAGCGGTGCCGGCGATATCGTGCTCAACGGGGGCGGCACGCTGGTGCTGTCCGGAGCGAATACATATACCGGCGGCACCACGATCTGCGGCACTGCGTGCGGCGTTGCCGGCGGCAGCAGCGTGCTGCAAGTCGGCGTCGGCACCGTGGGTACGCCGGGCGCGATCGTCTCGTCGGCGATCGGCACCGGCCTACTGACCTTCGACGGCGGGACGCTGCAGGCCGGCGGCAACTACACGATCGCGAACAACGCGCAGGTCAACGCCACCGGCGGCAGCATCGACGGCAACGGATACACCTTCACTTACTCGGGCAACATTGGCGGCGCCGGTGGACTGTCAGTGCTGGGCGCTTCGGCCTTCCTCGGCCGCGTGGTGTTGACAGGCTCCAACACCTATGCCGGCGGCACCACGATCTGCAATTGCGCAACGCTGCAACTCGGCGACGCCAGCCACACCGCCTCGATCGTCGGCGAAGTCACTGTCAACGGCAGGTTCGAGATCGTCAACGCCAACACGGCGGGCATCACCAAGATCGTCAACGACGGCTTCAACGGGTTCGCCAGCACGACGTTCTACAATTCCACGACGGCGTCGACGGCCGTGATCGTCAACCGGAATTTCGGCGCCACGGTGTTTGGCGACAGCAGCACTGCCGGCAATTCCACCATTACCAATGGTGACAACACCAATGGTAACAACGGCGGCTCGACGTATTTCCTCGGATTTTCGTCGGCGGCGTCGGCGAAGATGACGACGTCCGCCACCGGCTATATCAGTTTCTTCCAGAGCAGCACCGCGGCGAACGCAAACATCGACAACAGCGGCTTGACCTATTTCGGCCCGTTCGGCGACGCGACCGAAGCGCCGACCGCAGGCAACGCGACGATCACCAACCGGTCCGGCGGCGCGCTGATCTTTGCCGGATATGCGACGGCCGGAAACGCCATGATCACGACCGAGAGCGGCGCGAGCGTCAAGTTCGTCGACAACGCGACCGGCGGTGCCGCGCAGTTCATCACCCAGGGAACCGGCTATGTCGACTTCGGCGGCAGCCTTGGGCCGAACGGTGATGGTCGCATCACGGCAGGTTCGATCGCGGGCTCGGGCACCTACTACATCGGTAGCGGCAATACGCTCGCGGTCGGTGGCAACAATCTCTCGACAGTCGTCAGCGGCGTGATCGCGGATTCCAATCCCTGCGGTTGCGGCCCGGCCGGGCCTGGCAATCTGGAAAAGACCGGCAGTGGCACGCTGACTCTCTCGGGTGTCAACACCTATACCGGAGCTACCGTTGTCAATGGCGGCGTCCTGCAAGTCGATGGTTCGATCGTGTCGTCGAGTTCAGTCACGGTGAATTCAGGCGGCGCGCTCTCCGGTATCGGCACCGTCGGCAATACGACGATTGCGAGCGGTGGCATCCTGCTGCCAGGCAATGCGACACCGGGCGCATTCCTCAACGTGGCGGGCAATCTCGCCTTCCAGTCTGGCGCGCTGTATCTGGTCGGGCTCAATGCGACCGCCGCCACATCAGCCAAGGTGACCGGCACCGCGGCGCTTGCCGGATCGGTGGGTGTCAGCATCGCTGCCGGCAGCACGATCGCCAGGCAATACACCATCCTGTCGGCGGCCGGCGGTCGCAACGGCGTGTTCGCCGGTGTCGCTTCATCCGGGCTGCCGTCGGGTCTGGTTGCAACGCTCGGCTACGACGCAAATAATGCCTATCTCAATCTCGCGCTTGATTACGCCGTGAAATCGAAGCTCAACGTCAACCAGATCAATGTTGCCGCGACGCTGCAGAACTTCTTTAGTGCCAATGGCGGCATCAAACTGACTTACGCGGGACTCTCGCCGAATGGATTGACCCAGGCTTCGGGCGAGAGCGCGACCGGCTCGCAGCAGGCGACGTTCAACGCGATGAACCAGTTCCTCGGTCTGCTGACCGATCCATTCATCGCCGGGCGCGATGGCGGTTTTGGTGGCGGCGCGAGCGCCACTCCGTTTGCCGAGGAGAGCGCTTCGCTGGCGTATGCAGCGCGCACGACCGAGCCGCGCGATGCGCTGGCTGCGATTTACGCCAAGGCGCCGCCGCCGCAGCTCGACTTCGTGCAGCGCTGGAGCGTCTGGACGGCGGGCTATGGCGGCTCGCAGACCACCAGCGGCAACGCGGTGCTGGGCTCCAACAGCACCAGCAGCAGCCTCTATGGCACCGCAGTCGGCGCCGACTACCGTTTCTCGCCGAACACCATTGCAGGCTTTGCGCTCGCCGGCGGCGCCACCAGCTTCAGCACCAACGGTCTCGGCTGGGGCCGCTCGGACCTGTTCCAGGCCGGCGCGTTCGTCCGTCACACCGTCGGTGCGGCGTATCTGAGCGCAGCGCTCGCCTATGGCTGGCAGGACATCACCACCGACCGCATCGTCACCGCCGCAGGCGCCGATCACCTGCGCGCAAACTTCAATGCCAACGCCTGGTCTGGCCGGTTCGAGGGCGGCTATCGCTACGCCACGCCGTGGATCGGGTTGTCGCCCTATGCGGCGGCGCAGTTCACCAGCTTCGAGCTGCCGAACTACGCGGAGAGCGTGGTCTCCGGCGGCGGCGCCTTCGCGCTGAACTATGCGGCGAAGAGCGTCACCGACGTCAGGAGCGAGCTCGGCCTGCGCTCCGACAAATCCTTCGCGGTCGATGGCGGGATCGTGACGTTGCGCGGCCGCGTCGCCTGGGCGCACGATTTCAGCCCGAACCGCAGCGCCGCGTCCGTGTTCCAGGCGCTGCCGGGGGCGGCCTTCGTGGTCAACGGTGCGGCGCAGGCCCGCGAGTCCGCGCTGACCACCGCCTCGGCGGAGATCAAGTGGCGCAACGGCTGGTCGGCGGCTGCGACTTTCGAGGGTGAATTCTCCAACGTCACCCAGTCCTACGCCGGCAAGGGCGTTATGCGCTATACGTGGTGA
- a CDS encoding DMT family transporter produces the protein MPAKTTSAKTSVARDKAPARTDRPFRGIALILLSTVFLGTSDVTAKYLSSTLPSIEIAWIRFLVFALIMTPAMLPGTPLFALRSSRPGLHVLRGAALLGSSLIFITGLGFLPIAEASATSFVSPLFVTALSIAFLGEKVGMRRWVATAVGLAGVFIILRPGTSAFHPAAVFPIVSALAWAATLILTRMMSGSERPITVMTYSSIVGVAIVSALVPFVWVTPTWHDIMFGILIGVASTVGQWIVVLAFRYGDASVLAPFSYTQLLWVSILGFLIFGEVPDHWTILGAGFIVASGLYTAHRERIRRSQVLAVASEPSPNA, from the coding sequence TTGCCCGCAAAGACGACGTCCGCAAAGACAAGCGTGGCACGCGATAAAGCGCCGGCGCGCACCGACCGGCCGTTCAGGGGCATTGCGCTGATCCTGCTGTCGACGGTGTTCCTGGGCACGTCCGACGTCACTGCAAAATATTTGTCGTCCACGCTGCCCTCGATCGAGATCGCCTGGATCCGCTTCCTGGTGTTCGCGCTGATCATGACGCCGGCGATGCTGCCGGGCACGCCGCTGTTCGCGCTGCGCAGCAGCCGTCCCGGCCTGCACGTGCTGCGCGGCGCCGCGCTGCTCGGCTCGTCCCTGATCTTCATCACGGGGCTGGGCTTCCTGCCGATCGCCGAGGCCTCGGCCACCAGTTTCGTCTCGCCGCTGTTCGTCACCGCGCTGTCGATCGCTTTCCTCGGCGAGAAGGTCGGTATGCGGCGCTGGGTCGCGACCGCGGTCGGCCTCGCCGGCGTGTTCATCATCCTGCGGCCGGGCACCAGCGCCTTCCATCCCGCCGCGGTCTTTCCGATCGTCTCGGCGCTGGCCTGGGCCGCCACGCTGATCCTGACGCGCATGATGAGCGGCAGCGAGCGTCCGATTACCGTGATGACCTATTCGTCCATTGTCGGCGTCGCCATCGTCAGCGCGCTGGTGCCGTTCGTCTGGGTAACGCCGACCTGGCACGACATCATGTTCGGCATCCTGATCGGCGTCGCGTCAACCGTCGGACAGTGGATCGTCGTGCTGGCGTTCCGCTACGGCGATGCCTCGGTGCTGGCGCCGTTCTCCTACACGCAGCTGCTGTGGGTCAGCATCCTCGGCTTCCTGATCTTCGGTGAGGTGCCGGATCACTGGACCATCCTCGGCGCCGGCTTCATCGTCGCCTCCGGCCTCTACACCGCGCATCGCGAGCGCATCCGCCGCTCGCAAGTGTTGGCGGTGGCCAGCGAGCCGTCGCCGAACGCCTAA
- a CDS encoding aldo/keto reductase: MQTRKFGNSGPQVPVIGQGTWYLDRGDRKAAIAALKRGIDAGMIHIDTAEMYGDAELVIADAIAGRRDELFLVSKVLPSNASRRGTITACERSLKRLKTDRLDCYLLHWRGTYPLAETVAAFDELMAAGKIRSWGVSNFDADDLDELRDVAGEGKIACNQVLYHLRERAIEHAVIPWCEQHGVAVVAYSPFGHNDFPALSSKSGAVLQSIAQAHRATPRQVALSFLTRLPSVLAIPKASSADHAAENAAAGTLKLSGDEIAALDAAFPRGPKPRSLPML; encoded by the coding sequence GTGCAGACCAGAAAATTCGGCAACAGCGGCCCGCAGGTCCCGGTGATCGGGCAGGGCACCTGGTATCTCGATCGCGGTGACCGCAAGGCGGCGATCGCTGCGCTGAAGCGCGGCATCGATGCCGGCATGATCCATATCGACACGGCCGAGATGTATGGCGACGCCGAGCTCGTGATCGCGGACGCCATCGCCGGCCGCCGCGACGAACTGTTCCTGGTCTCGAAGGTGCTGCCGAGCAACGCGTCGCGGCGCGGTACCATCACCGCCTGCGAGCGCTCGCTGAAGCGGCTGAAGACCGATCGTCTCGATTGCTATCTGCTGCACTGGCGCGGAACCTACCCGCTCGCCGAGACGGTCGCGGCGTTCGACGAACTGATGGCGGCCGGCAAGATCCGCTCCTGGGGCGTCAGCAATTTCGACGCGGACGATCTCGATGAACTGCGCGATGTCGCGGGCGAGGGCAAGATCGCCTGCAACCAGGTGCTCTACCATCTGCGCGAGCGCGCCATCGAGCACGCCGTGATTCCGTGGTGCGAGCAGCATGGCGTCGCCGTGGTCGCCTACTCGCCGTTCGGCCACAATGATTTTCCCGCGCTGTCGAGCAAATCAGGAGCGGTGCTGCAATCGATCGCGCAGGCGCACCGGGCGACGCCGCGCCAGGTCGCGCTGAGCTTCCTCACGCGTCTGCCGTCAGTGCTCGCGATTCCGAAGGCGTCGAGCGCGGACCACGCGGCGGAGAATGCCGCGGCGGGAACGCTCAAGCTCAGCGGCGACGAGATTGCCGCGCTCGACGCGGCGTTCCCGCGCGGGCCGAAGCCGCGCTCGCTGCCGATGCTCTAA